The following coding sequences are from one Shewanella violacea DSS12 window:
- a CDS encoding anthranilate synthase component II, translated as MLLMIDNYDSFTFNLVQYFQQLGQEILVKRNDEITLEEIEALNPAYLVISPGPCTPKEAGISLAAIEHFSGQLPILGVCLGHQAIAQVFGAKVIRAQRVMHGKTSLINHTDTRLFSSLNSPLTVTRYHSLIVEALPEDFILDAWFDDPVHGREIMAISHKSLPILGVQFHPESVLTEQGLELLQNFLDLGTRTKSN; from the coding sequence ATGCTGTTGATGATCGATAACTACGATTCTTTTACTTTTAACTTAGTGCAGTACTTCCAGCAGCTAGGTCAAGAGATCTTGGTTAAACGTAATGACGAGATCACCTTGGAAGAGATAGAGGCTTTAAACCCTGCATATTTGGTTATCTCACCCGGGCCGTGTACACCCAAAGAGGCTGGGATATCTCTTGCAGCTATCGAGCACTTTTCGGGTCAACTTCCCATACTAGGTGTTTGTCTCGGTCATCAGGCTATTGCTCAGGTTTTCGGTGCCAAGGTCATTCGGGCTCAGCGAGTCATGCACGGTAAAACAAGTCTAATTAACCATACTGATACTCGTCTATTTTCCTCATTGAACTCCCCCCTTACTGTGACGCGTTACCACTCTTTGATTGTCGAGGCTCTACCCGAAGATTTTATCTTAGATGCCTGGTTCGATGACCCTGTGCATGGAAGAGAGATCATGGCCATAAGCCATAAAAGCCTACCTATACTGGGTGTGCAGTTTCATCCTGAGTCTGTACTCACCGAGCAGGGGCTCGAGCTATTACAGAACTTTCTCGATCTAGGTACTAGAACCAAGAGTAACTAG
- a CDS encoding cytochrome b, translating to MIKNLVDWIDARIPMTATYNRHVGQYATPTNFNFWYFFGSLAMLVLVNQLLTGIWLTMNYVPTAEGAFASIEYIMRDVEYGWLLRYMHSTGASAFFVVIYLHMFRGLIYGSYQKPRELLWLFGMLIFLVLMAEAFMGYLLPWGQMSYWGAQVIISLFGAIPFIGDDLTLWIRGDFVVSGATLNRFFALHVIALPLVLVVLVFLHLIALHEVGSNNPDGIEIKKNKDENGWPVDGIPFHPYYTVKDIFGTAGFLIIFCYVLFFMPEGGGYFLEGPNFEAANPMKTPEHIAPVWYFTPFYAILRAIPDKLIGVMGMGLAIAVLFVLPWLDRCKVKSIRYRSLTHKLNIAQFAISFIILGYLGAVPATPELTIAARVFTLTYFGFFFFLWLYSKNEKTKPVPERLTH from the coding sequence ATGATTAAGAATTTAGTTGATTGGATCGATGCTCGCATACCTATGACGGCGACTTATAACCGTCATGTGGGTCAATATGCGACGCCAACAAACTTTAACTTTTGGTACTTCTTCGGCTCACTTGCCATGCTAGTTCTGGTTAACCAGTTACTAACAGGTATCTGGCTGACAATGAATTATGTGCCAACTGCCGAAGGTGCATTCGCGTCAATCGAATACATCATGCGTGATGTTGAATACGGCTGGTTGCTGCGTTATATGCATTCCACCGGTGCCTCGGCATTCTTCGTAGTAATCTACCTGCATATGTTCCGTGGTCTTATCTACGGCTCTTACCAGAAGCCTAGAGAGCTACTTTGGTTATTCGGTATGCTTATCTTCCTCGTGCTAATGGCCGAAGCTTTCATGGGCTATCTGCTACCATGGGGGCAGATGTCATATTGGGGGGCTCAGGTTATTATCTCATTGTTCGGTGCCATCCCCTTTATTGGTGATGACCTGACATTGTGGATTCGAGGTGATTTTGTTGTCTCCGGCGCTACGCTAAACCGTTTCTTCGCTCTGCATGTTATTGCACTGCCTTTGGTCTTAGTTGTCTTAGTGTTCCTGCACTTGATTGCCTTGCACGAAGTGGGCTCAAATAACCCAGATGGTATCGAGATTAAGAAGAATAAGGATGAAAATGGATGGCCAGTTGATGGTATCCCATTCCACCCTTACTACACAGTTAAAGACATTTTTGGAACCGCTGGCTTCCTGATTATCTTCTGTTACGTACTCTTCTTTATGCCTGAGGGTGGCGGTTACTTCCTCGAAGGACCAAACTTCGAAGCGGCTAACCCGATGAAGACACCTGAGCATATTGCACCGGTTTGGTATTTCACGCCTTTCTACGCAATATTACGTGCGATTCCCGATAAGTTGATCGGTGTGATGGGCATGGGACTTGCGATTGCTGTACTGTTTGTGCTGCCTTGGTTAGATCGTTGTAAGGTTAAATCGATTCGTTACCGTAGTCTGACACATAAGCTGAACATAGCTCAGTTTGCTATTTCATTCATCATCCTTGGCTATTTAGGTGCGGTTCCTGCAACACCTGAGCTAACGATTGCAGCGCGTGTATTTACTCTGACTTACTTCGGTTTCTTCTTCTTCCTGTGGCTTTACAGCAAGAACGAGAAGACTAAACCTGTACCTGAGAGGTTGACTCACTAA
- the petA gene encoding ubiquinol-cytochrome c reductase iron-sulfur subunit, giving the protein MSNAPVDTGRRRFLTAATAVVGGVGAVAVAVPFIKSWNPSAKAKAAGAPVEVNISKIEPGQLIRVAWRGKPVWVVRRTKEILTNLATLDSQLRDPASAEEQQPSYAQNAVRSINPEYFIAVGLCTHLGCSPTYLPDTFSEQVEGVPSGFYCPCHGSKFDLAGRVFQGVPAPLNLVVPPHQYIDEGLVIIGVDQGAA; this is encoded by the coding sequence GCGCCAGTCGATACCGGACGTCGCAGATTTCTGACCGCAGCAACCGCCGTAGTAGGTGGTGTAGGTGCCGTCGCTGTAGCGGTTCCTTTTATAAAGTCATGGAATCCGAGTGCCAAAGCGAAAGCTGCAGGTGCGCCGGTTGAAGTAAATATCAGTAAAATAGAGCCAGGTCAGTTGATCCGTGTTGCATGGCGTGGAAAACCTGTCTGGGTTGTACGTCGTACCAAAGAGATTTTAACTAATCTTGCAACACTCGACAGTCAACTTCGCGATCCAGCATCGGCAGAAGAGCAACAGCCTTCTTATGCTCAAAATGCGGTTCGTTCGATTAATCCGGAGTATTTTATCGCGGTGGGACTATGTACTCACTTAGGTTGTTCTCCTACCTATCTACCGGATACGTTCAGTGAACAGGTTGAAGGTGTTCCTTCAGGTTTCTATTGTCCGTGTCATGGTTCTAAGTTTGATTTGGCTGGCCGCGTCTTCCAGGGTGTACCAGCGCCATTGAACTTAGTTGTTCCACCACATCAGTATATCGATGAAGGCTTAGTCATCATCGGTGTCGATCAAGGGGCAGCGTAA
- a CDS encoding cytochrome c1 produces the protein MKKLLIALVALVPTLAFASGSSVHLESANIDLNDTESLQRGLDLFQHNCSGCHSTQYQRYIRVANDLDISLDDMRAKFMFDDDAKPGDLMENAIPEEAAAKWFGSTPPDLTLVARVRGEDWIYTYLKGFYKDENRPFGVNNIVFPSVGMPHVLEHLQGIPVKQEDGTLVSTGGSLNAEEYDQVVRDITGFLVYSGDPVKLERESLGWWVMGFLSIFFVLAYLLKKEYWRDVH, from the coding sequence ATGAAAAAATTACTTATTGCATTAGTAGCCTTAGTACCAACACTGGCTTTTGCTTCGGGTTCATCGGTACATCTTGAGAGTGCTAACATAGATCTCAATGACACTGAGTCATTACAACGTGGTCTTGACCTGTTCCAGCATAATTGTTCAGGTTGCCATAGCACTCAATATCAGAGATACATCCGAGTTGCGAATGACTTAGATATTTCTCTCGATGACATGCGTGCTAAGTTCATGTTCGATGATGATGCTAAGCCTGGTGACTTGATGGAAAATGCTATTCCTGAAGAGGCTGCGGCTAAATGGTTTGGTTCAACGCCACCGGATTTGACTCTAGTTGCCCGTGTGCGAGGTGAAGATTGGATCTACACTTACCTTAAAGGTTTCTATAAAGATGAGAATCGTCCATTTGGCGTGAACAATATAGTGTTCCCGTCAGTGGGTATGCCTCATGTGTTGGAGCACCTTCAAGGCATCCCTGTTAAGCAAGAAGATGGTACGCTAGTTTCGACTGGTGGCTCTCTGAATGCCGAAGAGTATGACCAAGTGGTTCGTGATATCACGGGCTTCCTAGTCTACTCCGGCGACCCGGTAAAACTTGAGCGTGAAAGCTTAGGTTGGTGGGTAATGGGCTTCCTGTCTATCTTCTTCGTTCTGGCTTACTTGTTGAAGAAAGAATACTGGAGAGATGTACACTAA
- the sspA gene encoding stringent starvation protein SspA: MAVAANKRSIMTLYSGADDLYSHQVRIVLAEKGVTVDVLQVEPSEMPEELIELNPYNTVPTLVDRELILYNSRIIMEYLDERFPHPPLMPVYPVSRGQTRLMMHRIENDWYSLVERIRSGDRADAARKELQESLTAIAPIFTEMPYFMAEEFGLADCYLGPLLWRLPVLGIELDNRTAKEVKAYMTRLFDRESFKASLTETEREMRMGI, translated from the coding sequence ATGGCTGTTGCTGCCAATAAACGTTCAATCATGACACTGTATTCAGGTGCCGACGATCTCTATAGTCACCAAGTTCGTATCGTCTTGGCTGAGAAAGGGGTTACCGTTGATGTGCTACAGGTTGAACCAAGTGAGATGCCTGAAGAACTGATCGAGCTGAACCCTTACAATACAGTTCCTACTTTGGTTGATCGTGAATTAATACTATATAACTCACGTATCATCATGGAATATCTGGATGAGCGCTTCCCACATCCACCACTTATGCCTGTATATCCAGTGTCACGTGGCCAGACTCGTCTAATGATGCATCGCATCGAAAATGACTGGTATTCACTGGTTGAGCGTATCAGAAGTGGCGATCGTGCAGATGCGGCTCGTAAAGAGTTGCAGGAAAGCTTAACTGCAATTGCTCCGATATTTACCGAAATGCCTTACTTCATGGCTGAAGAGTTCGGCCTTGCCGATTGTTACTTGGGCCCACTATTATGGCGTCTACCTGTATTGGGAATCGAATTAGATAACCGTACGGCTAAAGAAGTCAAAGCATATATGACACGTCTGTTTGATCGTGAATCATTTAAAGCTTCTCTTACTGAGACCGAGCGCGAAATGCGCATGGGTATCTAA
- a CDS encoding ClpXP protease specificity-enhancing factor: MKPMTPNRPYLLQAYYDWLMDNDLTPHVVVDAYVPGTQVPQQYVKDGQIVLNITSTAVSNLQIGHDFIEFNARFGGVPQQVVLPMAAIVAIYARENGAGTVFDMEDAYKLDGESAEAGLSVVKPEEASVAGLKSPLSSVESSPSETPKFESSADKKSSDPEPKRRGHLTLVK, from the coding sequence ATGAAGCCAATGACACCAAATCGCCCATACTTGCTGCAAGCATATTATGATTGGTTGATGGACAATGATCTTACCCCACATGTCGTCGTTGACGCTTATGTGCCGGGGACTCAGGTTCCACAACAATATGTGAAAGATGGTCAGATTGTTCTCAATATCACATCGACCGCTGTAAGTAACTTGCAGATTGGTCATGACTTTATTGAGTTTAATGCTCGCTTTGGCGGTGTTCCTCAGCAAGTTGTTTTGCCTATGGCTGCTATTGTTGCCATATACGCAAGAGAAAATGGTGCTGGAACAGTCTTCGATATGGAAGATGCTTATAAGCTTGATGGTGAGTCAGCAGAAGCTGGACTCTCTGTGGTGAAACCTGAAGAGGCGTCAGTAGCAGGCTTAAAGAGTCCGTTATCTTCCGTCGAATCTTCACCAAGTGAGACTCCTAAATTCGAGTCTTCAGCGGATAAGAAGTCGTCAGACCCAGAGCCTAAGCGTCGTGGTCATCTGACACTCGTTAAGTAA